Proteins encoded together in one Verrucomicrobiota bacterium window:
- a CDS encoding biopolymer transporter ExbD: protein MNFRKNKQYEPLMMQLAPMIDVILFLLTFFLLTWNAARYENELDIKIPSASASRETQSPFDTVVLNVRQDGAIILNRRVVEPTELQKILGELSKQFPNQSVIIRASQTTEYKLIIDTLNICREADIWNVAFATMPANSEQ from the coding sequence ATGAATTTCCGCAAAAACAAACAATATGAACCGCTGATGATGCAGCTGGCGCCGATGATCGACGTCATTCTCTTCCTGTTGACATTTTTCCTCCTTACTTGGAATGCCGCACGTTACGAGAATGAGCTCGATATTAAAATCCCCAGCGCCAGTGCCAGCCGTGAGACCCAGAGTCCCTTTGACACTGTTGTCCTCAATGTCCGCCAAGACGGGGCGATTATCCTTAACCGCCGTGTCGTCGAACCCACCGAACTCCAGAAAATCCTCGGTGAACTCTCCAAACAATTCCCCAATCAAAGTGTCATCATCCGTGCCAGCCAAACCACGGAATACAAACTCATCATCGACACCCTCAATATCTGCCGCGAAGCCGATATTTGGAACGTCGCCTTTGCCACTATGCCCGCTAATAGCGAGCAATGA
- a CDS encoding MotA/TolQ/ExbB proton channel family protein has translation MKKTHFSLWNSGTLLWVLGVIFIFTTIYVSAQDPTAAEAAAKIQKVKELSLLDYLRSAGWIAVPLIIASIITIVIAIMNFLYLRKSNIVTESYLNAAQTYISSSDFIKLHDLSEKNKGAVPAIIYRALEFARNNPEADFTAVKEIAGTEGNRQSAKMNQLAYYLLDIGAVAPMIGLVGTVVGILRAFGTIATETSPMRTMFLASGVSQALVATVMGLFVGLTGLILFAYFRGRLSSLISLMELETTDLIEQIGAKIRAQNKQVG, from the coding sequence ATGAAAAAAACTCATTTCTCTTTGTGGAACTCCGGCACCCTCCTGTGGGTGCTCGGGGTTATTTTTATTTTCACGACGATCTACGTCTCTGCTCAGGATCCGACTGCCGCAGAAGCGGCCGCTAAAATCCAAAAGGTCAAAGAACTCAGCCTTTTGGATTATCTCCGCTCAGCGGGCTGGATCGCCGTACCTTTGATCATTGCCTCCATTATCACCATTGTCATTGCCATTATGAATTTCCTGTACCTGCGGAAATCTAATATTGTCACCGAGAGTTACCTCAATGCCGCCCAGACTTATATTTCATCGAGCGACTTCATAAAACTCCATGATCTCTCGGAAAAAAATAAAGGAGCTGTCCCGGCTATTATCTACCGTGCCTTGGAATTTGCCCGGAATAACCCGGAAGCAGATTTTACAGCGGTCAAAGAAATCGCTGGCACAGAGGGCAACCGCCAGTCAGCAAAGATGAATCAACTCGCTTATTACCTCTTAGATATCGGGGCCGTCGCCCCGATGATCGGACTAGTGGGGACAGTTGTCGGTATCTTGCGCGCCTTCGGCACTATCGCCACAGAAACCAGCCCGATGCGCACAATGTTCCTCGCCAGCGGGGTCTCCCAAGCCCTCGTGGCCACAGTCATGGGTCTTTTTGTGGGGTTAACCGGACTGATTCTTTTTGCTTATTTCCGTGGCCGCCTCAGTAGCCTGATATCACTGATGGAACTCGAAACGACTGATTTGATCGAGCAAATCGGCGCGAAAATCAGGGCTCAAAACAAACAAGTGGGATAA
- a CDS encoding type II toxin-antitoxin system VapC family toxin, which yields MKLLLDTNAYTSLMQGDKHSIDTVSISEHVYLSMTVVGELLYGFRIGNREKMNLEKLSRFLEQSVVSLMGIDYDTCEVYARIGSLLRQSGQPIPTNDLWIASTAMCNNLTLMTADKHFSLIPGLNIVNPLA from the coding sequence ATGAAACTCCTCCTTGATACCAATGCCTATACATCTCTCATGCAGGGAGATAAACACTCCATTGACACTGTCTCAATATCTGAACATGTCTACCTTTCGATGACAGTCGTGGGTGAATTACTCTACGGGTTCCGAATTGGAAACCGTGAAAAGATGAATTTAGAAAAACTTTCCCGTTTTTTGGAACAGTCTGTGGTCAGTCTTATGGGGATTGATTATGACACTTGCGAGGTTTACGCTCGGATAGGATCACTCCTGAGACAATCAGGGCAGCCAATCCCCACCAACGACCTATGGATCGCCTCAACTGCTATGTGTAATAACCTCACTCTGATGACAGCGGACAAACATTTTAGTCTAATCCCGGGCTTGAATATCGTAAACCCGCTGGCATAG